The genomic window CGATTTCCACGCGCACCCGCCTGGCCGTGGCGCCCCTGGCCAGGTAGACCACCTGCTCGGCGCCGTCGGTGAGGACGGCCTCGGTCGGCACCGTCAGCGCCTTGCGGGGCGTGCCCGCCACCAGGCCCCGCACGTTCATGCCGATCTTGAGGCGGCCGTTGCGGGCGAGATCCGCCTTGAGCGTGATCAGGCGGGTCTGCGGATCGACGATTTCCGAGATCTCGCGGATCCGCGCCGGGAAGACCTCGCCGGGCAGGGCCACCGACGTGAGCCGTACAGCGCCGCCAAGGTTGACCAGCGACAGGTCGCGTTCGCTGAACGCCAGCCTGGCCTGGAGCGCCCCGCCTTCCGCGATGGTGACGATCGGCGTCGTCGGTCCCGCCATGGCCCCCTGCTCCAGGTTCTTCACGATGACGATCCCGTCGATCGGCGCCGTGACGGTAGCGTGGGCCAGGTTGGCCTGGCCCAGGGCGATGGCGGCCTTGTTCTGCTTCACCTGGCTCTCGGTGACGCGGACCTGCGTGTGGGCGGCGGCCAGTTGCTGCTTGCTCGCGACGCCGCCCTCCGCCAGTTCGCGCATCCTGGCGAGGTTGTCCCGCGCCTGGTCGA from Candidatus Tanganyikabacteria bacterium includes these protein-coding regions:
- a CDS encoding efflux RND transporter periplasmic adaptor subunit, producing MPAATPDPLDRGWGRRTRWAAVAIVSLVVLAGCHRGAKSGPGSKTGERRPVAVVAEPARPAHVVKDLEVNGTIAPRSQVQVLPRTAGRIVELAVAEGDRVRKGQVVARLDTPELHWQVQQQKSMLLMAEANLDQARDNLARMRELAEGGVASKQQLAAAHTQVRVTESQVKQNKAAIALGQANLAHATVTAPIDGIVIVKNLEQGAMAGPTTPIVTIAEGGALQARLAFSERDLSLVNLGGAVRLTSVALPGEVFPARIREISEIVDPQTRLITLKADLARNGRLKIGMNVRGLVAGTPRKALTVPTEAVLTDGAEQVVYLARGATARRVRVEIGVRAPDRTEIRTGLAPGDPVIVQGSAFVRDGDPIVGPASVPATPSKSPARGS